A section of the Luteitalea sp. genome encodes:
- a CDS encoding PDZ domain-containing protein codes for MKQKSLRAVATPTLAGAGLALAIVVPVGQGQQPAEKSRPPATVGEKVEQPDRAGQAAAKETQTEERSETRRADAHDEVAAFGVHAEFGGSRLGVAIRDVTAEDVANEKLAGTVGALVTAVDEDSPAAKGGLVEGDVIVAFDGERVRSVRQLSRLVQETPAEREVVVEVVRDGQRQRLQVAPARDGRSWSLSRGKFRDLADKVRIDAERLRREIEATVRVYGTWPDAFKFIAPDFPWSGARLGVSVQPLTPQLAEYFHVAGGVLIFSVEADSPAAKAGLKAGDVVTAVDGKPVEDVAAIRRAVQDRDKREATLGVTRDGQSRSVKVAFPEPAWRTHHQRV; via the coding sequence ATGAAACAGAAGAGCTTGCGTGCCGTGGCCACTCCAACCCTTGCGGGCGCCGGATTGGCGCTGGCGATCGTGGTCCCCGTCGGCCAGGGACAGCAGCCTGCTGAGAAGAGCCGGCCGCCAGCCACGGTCGGGGAGAAGGTAGAACAGCCCGATCGAGCCGGTCAAGCGGCGGCGAAGGAAACGCAGACCGAGGAGCGGAGCGAGACGCGACGTGCCGACGCGCATGATGAGGTGGCCGCCTTTGGCGTCCACGCGGAATTCGGGGGATCGCGGTTGGGTGTCGCGATTCGCGACGTTACGGCGGAAGACGTTGCGAACGAAAAACTTGCAGGGACGGTTGGCGCCCTGGTGACGGCGGTCGACGAGGACAGCCCCGCCGCCAAGGGCGGTCTTGTGGAGGGGGACGTGATTGTCGCCTTCGACGGGGAGCGTGTCCGCAGCGTGCGCCAGCTCTCGCGACTCGTGCAGGAGACGCCGGCGGAGCGCGAGGTCGTGGTCGAGGTCGTGCGAGATGGACAGCGGCAACGCCTGCAGGTCGCGCCGGCCCGCGACGGTCGGTCCTGGAGCCTGAGTCGAGGCAAGTTCCGTGACCTTGCAGATAAGGTGCGGATTGACGCCGAGCGGCTGCGGCGGGAGATCGAGGCAACGGTTCGCGTATACGGCACCTGGCCGGATGCCTTCAAATTCATCGCGCCCGATTTCCCCTGGTCAGGCGCGAGACTGGGCGTGTCGGTGCAACCGCTGACACCCCAGCTTGCAGAGTACTTCCACGTCGCGGGCGGCGTTCTGATCTTCTCGGTCGAAGCCGATTCGCCAGCCGCCAAGGCGGGCTTGAAGGCAGGCGACGTGGTCACGGCCGTCGATGGGAAGCCGGTCGAGGATGTGGCCGCCATTCGGCGCGCGGTCCAGGATCGCGACAAGCGGGAAGCAACGCTCGGCGTCACGCGCGATGGTCAGAGCCGCTCCGTCAAAGTCGCCTTCCCGGAGCCGGCCTGGCGTACGCACCACCAGCGCGTGTAG
- a CDS encoding cytochrome c biogenesis protein CcdA, whose protein sequence is MENLSLLVAFAGGVLSFVSPCVLPLVPGYLSFISGVTVEELRGRTGAPELPAEARKQVLLAALLFILGFSVVFVALGATASALGQFVSARLSLLEKIAGVVLILFGLHTMGVLRIRWLYAEKRLQTEGRPTTLLGAFVVGLAFAFGWTPCIGPILATILTLAATTDTVGRGIVLLIVYSLGLGVPFLLTALAVNRFFAAFARVRRHFHALEIVAGLLMIAVGAMVFTGRFTMLAQWLTPYLPATF, encoded by the coding sequence ATGGAAAATCTCTCGCTGCTCGTCGCGTTCGCTGGCGGCGTGCTGTCCTTCGTCTCGCCCTGTGTGCTGCCGCTCGTGCCCGGCTACCTGTCCTTCATCTCGGGCGTCACGGTCGAGGAGCTCCGGGGACGAACGGGGGCGCCAGAGCTTCCCGCCGAGGCGCGCAAGCAGGTTCTTCTCGCCGCGCTGCTCTTCATCCTCGGGTTCTCGGTCGTGTTCGTGGCTCTCGGTGCAACGGCCAGCGCCCTTGGCCAGTTCGTCAGCGCGCGCCTGTCCTTGCTCGAGAAGATCGCCGGTGTCGTCCTGATTCTCTTCGGCCTCCACACGATGGGCGTCTTACGCATTCGATGGCTCTATGCCGAGAAGCGACTGCAGACCGAGGGGCGGCCCACGACCCTCCTCGGTGCGTTCGTCGTGGGCCTGGCGTTTGCGTTCGGCTGGACGCCCTGCATCGGCCCCATTCTCGCCACCATCTTGACGCTGGCTGCAACCACCGACACGGTGGGACGCGGTATCGTACTGCTCATCGTCTATTCTCTTGGCCTAGGCGTGCCGTTCCTGCTGACGGCGCTCGCCGTCAACCGCTTCTTCGCTGCCTTTGCACGAGTGCGGCGGCATTTTCACGCCCTGGAAATCGTTGCCGGCCTGCTCATGATTGCCGTGGGCGCGATGGTCTTCACCGGACGGTTTACAATGCTCGCCCAATGGCTCACGCCCTACCTGCCGGCAACCTTCTAA